The Methylacidimicrobium sp. B4 genome contains a region encoding:
- a CDS encoding F0F1 ATP synthase subunit A has product MSSGGLLGQPMLRIGSFALSESAVSATALTILLAAAAGWAKSRLRLRDPAGWQVVLEMAVQAIESTVRESIPKAPERVLPLIGALWIYILFANLIGLIPGLHSPTGDLSVTGALAAIVFLAVPFYGVRAEGLPAYLKEYFAPMFWMFPFHLMSELTRTLTLAVRLFGNMTGMEVAIGILLLLAGFLVPVAFLFLHLIEALLQAYIFGMLALVYIAGSMQTLAEKEQQKGGIAR; this is encoded by the coding sequence ATGAGCTCGGGAGGACTTCTTGGGCAGCCGATGCTGCGGATCGGCTCCTTCGCGCTGAGCGAGTCGGCGGTGAGCGCAACGGCGCTGACGATCCTGCTCGCCGCGGCGGCCGGCTGGGCGAAGAGCCGGCTGCGCCTCCGGGACCCGGCTGGCTGGCAGGTCGTCCTCGAGATGGCCGTTCAAGCGATCGAATCGACTGTCCGGGAGTCGATCCCCAAGGCGCCGGAGCGCGTTCTGCCGCTCATTGGAGCGCTCTGGATCTATATTCTTTTCGCCAACCTGATCGGGCTGATTCCCGGCCTCCATTCCCCGACCGGAGACCTTTCGGTGACGGGGGCGCTGGCGGCGATCGTCTTTCTGGCGGTGCCCTTCTATGGGGTGCGCGCCGAGGGGCTGCCCGCCTACCTGAAGGAATATTTCGCCCCGATGTTCTGGATGTTCCCTTTTCATCTCATGAGCGAGCTGACCCGAACCTTGACCCTGGCCGTCCGTCTCTTCGGCAACATGACGGGGATGGAGGTGGCGATCGGCATCCTGCTCCTGCTCGCCGGGTTCCTGGTGCCGGTCGCCTTTCTCTTCCTCCATCTCATCGAGGCTCTCTTGCAGGCCTACATTTTCGGGATGCTGGCCCTGGTCTACATCGCTGGCA